From the genome of Leishmania braziliensis MHOM/BR/75/M2904 complete genome, chromosome 26, one region includes:
- a CDS encoding putative Lsm7p protein, translated as MHRPARLMSAELAHILKKKEGILSLEKYLDRKVVVSQKGQEVHGVLKGFDNNVNLVLADAELWHGDTHIRTIGACVVRGGPVSIILSGDTTSIANPFA; from the coding sequence ATGCATCGACCTGCACGGCTCATGTCTGCAGAGCTCGCGCACATTCtcaaaaaaaaggagggcaTTTTGTCCTTGGAAAAGTACCTCGATCGTAAAGTCGTGGTTTCCCAGAAAGGTCAGGAGGTGCACGGCGTACTAAAAGGCTTCGACAATAATGTGAACTTGGTACTTGCCGATGCAGAGTTGTGGCATGGCGACACGCACATCCGCACGATTGGCGCCTGTGTCGTGCGCGGCGGCCCCGTAAGCATCATCCTCTCTGGGGACACGACTAGCATTGCAAACCCCTTTGCCTAG